Proteins co-encoded in one Hymenobacter swuensis DY53 genomic window:
- the kdpA gene encoding potassium-transporting ATPase subunit KdpA, with protein MNNELLSIGGIYLITLVLALPLGAYLARVFRGEKNLLDFMRPVENGIYRLSGIDARREMTWQQHMVALLTINLVWFLLAMLVLCTQGSLPLNPDGNPSMSPDLAFNTAISFLVNCNLQHYSGESGLSYLSQIVVITFLQFVSAATGIAAAVVVFNALQTRTTEKLGNFYDYFVKSLTRLLLPGSLLIALILAFNGTPMTLQGKQELISLQGDSVAVSRGPVAAMVAIKELGTNGGGFYGANSAHPLENPNFITNAVENIALVIIPIAMVFALGFYLKRRKLAYMIFGVMTVGFVALLAPTVYYEMHGNPAISKLGVDQALGAMEGKEIRLGAAASAYWSITNTIISCGSVNSMHDSFMPISGMSQMLGMMTNAFYGGCGVGLLNFFAYLIIAVFIAGLMVGRTPELLGKKIEAREMKIAVIVTLLHPLLILAGTALTAHLYAGNPTEYAGWLANPGYHGFSEILYEFTSASANNGSGFEGLGDNTPWWNISTGVVLLLARFLPIVGPVAIAGLLARKKYVPESAGTLPADTATFGVMVLAVIVIIAALAFFPALALGPLAEHFSLY; from the coding sequence ATGAACAACGAACTACTCAGCATCGGCGGAATCTACCTCATCACGCTGGTGCTGGCCCTGCCGCTGGGCGCGTATCTGGCCCGGGTGTTCCGGGGCGAAAAGAACCTGCTCGACTTCATGCGGCCCGTCGAGAATGGCATCTACCGGCTCTCAGGCATTGATGCCCGCCGCGAGATGACGTGGCAGCAGCACATGGTGGCGCTGCTCACCATCAACCTAGTGTGGTTCCTGCTGGCCATGCTAGTGCTGTGCACCCAGGGCAGCCTGCCGCTCAACCCCGACGGCAACCCTTCGATGTCGCCCGACCTGGCCTTCAACACGGCCATTTCCTTCCTGGTGAACTGCAACCTGCAGCACTACTCCGGCGAGTCGGGCCTGTCGTATCTCTCCCAGATTGTGGTGATTACCTTCCTACAGTTTGTGAGTGCCGCCACCGGCATTGCGGCGGCCGTGGTGGTGTTCAACGCCCTCCAGACGCGCACCACCGAGAAGCTGGGCAACTTCTACGACTACTTCGTGAAGAGCCTCACCCGCCTGTTGCTGCCCGGTTCGCTGCTGATTGCCCTCATCCTGGCCTTCAACGGCACGCCCATGACGCTGCAGGGCAAGCAGGAGCTGATTTCTTTGCAGGGCGATTCGGTGGCCGTGAGCCGCGGGCCGGTGGCCGCCATGGTGGCCATTAAGGAGCTGGGCACCAACGGGGGCGGGTTTTACGGGGCCAACTCGGCTCATCCGCTCGAAAACCCCAACTTTATCACCAACGCCGTCGAGAACATTGCCCTGGTGATTATCCCGATTGCCATGGTGTTTGCGCTGGGCTTCTACCTAAAGCGCCGCAAGCTGGCCTACATGATTTTTGGGGTGATGACCGTGGGCTTCGTGGCCCTGCTGGCTCCCACGGTGTACTACGAGATGCACGGCAACCCCGCCATTTCCAAACTCGGCGTCGATCAGGCGCTGGGGGCCATGGAGGGCAAAGAAATCCGCCTCGGGGCGGCGGCTTCGGCCTACTGGAGCATCACCAACACCATCATCAGCTGCGGCTCGGTGAACTCCATGCACGACTCGTTTATGCCGATTTCGGGCATGAGCCAGATGCTGGGCATGATGACCAACGCCTTCTACGGCGGCTGCGGGGTGGGTTTGCTCAACTTCTTCGCCTACCTCATCATTGCCGTGTTCATTGCCGGCCTGATGGTGGGCCGCACGCCCGAGCTGCTGGGCAAGAAGATTGAGGCCCGCGAGATGAAAATTGCCGTCATCGTGACGCTGCTGCACCCGCTGCTGATTCTGGCGGGCACGGCCCTCACGGCTCACCTCTACGCCGGCAACCCCACCGAGTACGCCGGCTGGCTGGCCAACCCCGGCTACCACGGCTTCTCCGAAATCCTCTATGAGTTCACCTCCGCCTCGGCCAACAACGGCTCCGGCTTCGAAGGCCTCGGCGACAACACGCCCTGGTGGAACATCAGCACCGGCGTGGTGCTGCTGCTGGCCCGCTTCCTGCCCATTGTGGGCCCGGTAGCCATTGCCGGCCTGCTGGCCCGCAAGAAGTACGTGCCCGAAAGCGCCGGCACCCTGCCTGCCGACACGGCCACCTTCGGGGTGATGGTGCTGGCCGTCATCGTCATCATTGCCGCCCTGGCCTTCTTCCCGGCCCTGGCCCTGGGCCCCCTGGCCGAGCATTTCTCGCTGTACTAA
- the kdpB gene encoding potassium-transporting ATPase subunit KdpB has translation MSTKSQSLFQPALVSEAVKQAFVKLDPRIMFRNPVMFTVEIGTVVMLLVTLGLLVKPDAAQGSFGYNFTVFVVLFLTLLFANFAEAIAEARGKAQAESLRKTREETPARVLDANGQESSVSSSQLQKGQIFLVEAGEIIPTDGEIIEGLATIDESAITGESAPVIREAGGDKSSVTGGTKVLSDRIKVVVTTAPGESFLDKMIALVEGASRQKTPNEIALTILLAGFTLVFVLVCVTLAPFAEYSNTPIAISAFIALFVCLIPTTIGGLLSAIGIAGMDRALRANVITKSGKAVETAGDIDVLLLDKTGTITIGNRKATHFWPAPGITEAQMVEAATLASLTDETPEGKSIVELAGETRRSDVAGLRTRLQGAELIKFTAETRSSGVTLPDGTRLRKGASDAIRQLAARANQPFPQETTQRVEAIASNGGTPLVVSQNDQVLGVVELQDIIKPGIQERFERLRKMGIKTVMVTGDNPLTAKFIAEKAGVDDFIAEAKPEDKMQYIRREQQQGKLVAMMGDGTNDAPALAQADVGVAMNSGTQAAKEAGNMVDLDNDPTKLIEVVEIGKQLLMTRGTLTTFSIANDVAKYFAIVPALFMVAIPALGALNIMSLKSPQSAILSAVIFNAVIIPLLVPLALRGVAYKPIGASALLRRNLLVYGLGGVIVPFIGIKVIDLVVGLFL, from the coding sequence ATGTCAACTAAATCTCAATCTCTCTTTCAACCCGCGCTGGTGTCGGAGGCCGTGAAACAGGCGTTCGTGAAGCTCGACCCGCGCATCATGTTCCGCAACCCGGTGATGTTCACCGTGGAAATCGGGACGGTGGTGATGCTGCTCGTGACGCTGGGGCTGCTGGTGAAGCCCGATGCCGCCCAGGGCTCGTTCGGCTACAACTTCACCGTGTTTGTGGTGCTGTTCCTGACGCTGCTGTTCGCCAACTTCGCCGAGGCCATTGCCGAGGCCCGCGGCAAGGCCCAGGCCGAAAGCCTGCGCAAAACCCGGGAGGAAACGCCCGCCCGCGTGCTCGATGCCAACGGCCAGGAGTCGTCGGTTTCTTCGTCGCAGCTCCAGAAAGGCCAGATTTTCCTGGTGGAAGCCGGCGAAATCATCCCCACTGATGGCGAAATCATCGAGGGCCTGGCTACCATTGATGAGTCGGCCATTACGGGCGAGTCGGCCCCGGTGATTCGGGAGGCCGGCGGGGACAAATCCTCCGTGACGGGCGGGACCAAGGTGCTGTCGGACCGCATTAAGGTGGTGGTGACGACGGCCCCCGGCGAGTCGTTCCTGGACAAGATGATTGCCCTGGTGGAAGGCGCGTCGCGGCAGAAAACGCCCAACGAAATTGCCCTCACCATTCTGCTGGCCGGGTTTACGCTGGTGTTCGTGCTGGTGTGCGTGACGCTGGCCCCGTTTGCCGAGTACTCCAATACGCCCATTGCCATTTCGGCCTTCATTGCCCTGTTCGTGTGTCTGATTCCGACCACCATCGGCGGGCTGCTCTCGGCCATCGGCATTGCGGGCATGGACCGCGCCCTGCGCGCCAACGTCATCACCAAAAGCGGCAAAGCCGTGGAAACGGCCGGCGACATCGACGTGCTGCTGCTCGATAAAACCGGCACCATCACCATCGGCAACCGCAAAGCCACCCACTTCTGGCCCGCGCCCGGCATCACGGAGGCTCAGATGGTAGAGGCTGCTACCCTGGCCTCGCTCACCGACGAAACGCCCGAGGGCAAGAGCATTGTGGAGCTGGCCGGCGAAACCCGCCGCTCCGACGTGGCCGGCCTGCGCACTCGCCTTCAAGGAGCCGAGCTGATTAAGTTCACGGCCGAAACCCGCAGCTCGGGCGTGACGCTGCCCGACGGCACCCGCCTGCGCAAGGGCGCTTCCGACGCCATCCGGCAGCTGGCCGCCCGCGCCAACCAGCCTTTCCCCCAGGAAACCACCCAGCGCGTGGAAGCCATTGCCAGCAACGGCGGCACCCCCCTGGTGGTCAGCCAGAACGACCAGGTGCTGGGCGTGGTGGAGCTGCAGGACATCATCAAGCCCGGCATTCAGGAGCGGTTTGAGCGCCTGCGCAAAATGGGCATCAAAACGGTGATGGTAACCGGCGACAACCCGCTCACGGCCAAGTTTATTGCTGAAAAAGCCGGCGTGGATGACTTCATTGCCGAGGCCAAGCCCGAGGACAAAATGCAGTACATCCGCCGCGAGCAGCAACAAGGCAAGCTGGTAGCCATGATGGGCGACGGCACCAACGACGCCCCCGCCCTGGCCCAGGCCGACGTGGGAGTGGCCATGAACTCGGGCACCCAGGCCGCCAAAGAGGCCGGCAACATGGTGGACCTCGACAACGACCCCACCAAGCTCATTGAGGTGGTGGAAATCGGGAAGCAGCTGCTCATGACGCGCGGCACGCTCACCACCTTCAGCATTGCCAACGACGTGGCCAAGTACTTCGCCATTGTGCCCGCGCTGTTCATGGTGGCCATTCCGGCCCTGGGCGCGCTCAACATCATGAGCCTGAAGTCGCCGCAGTCGGCCATCCTCTCGGCCGTTATTTTCAACGCCGTAATTATTCCGCTGCTGGTGCCGCTGGCGCTGCGCGGGGTAGCCTACAAGCCCATCGGGGCCTCGGCCCTGCTGCGCCGCAACCTGCTGGTGTACGGCCTGGGCGGCGTCATCGTCCCCTTCATCGGCATCAAGGTGATTGACCTGGTGGTAGGACTGTTTTTGTAG
- the kdpF gene encoding K(+)-transporting ATPase subunit F, with protein MVTLFFLSLATFGYLCYVLLRPEKF; from the coding sequence ATGGTCACCCTGTTTTTCCTCTCCCTCGCCACGTTCGGCTACCTCTGCTACGTGCTGCTGCGCCCGGAGAAATTCTAA
- a CDS encoding porin: protein MKPLVLFTATALLTASAAMAQTTPDSTAAAADPANPLTTYGFVDGYYGYDFKHAATNQRPGFLYSHNRQNEFTVNNAVIGLRYDNGQVRGALGLHAGTYVSANYAAEDQVLKHLYEAYAGFRPFQKAWLDVGIFGSHIGFESALSKDNWTLTRSLMAENSPYYEAGARLTYEVAPKLTLTGLVLNGWQNIRENNQAKALGTQIQWKPTDKLLINSSTFYGNEQPQDSVRRRRYFHDFYVSYAATDRLSLALVFDVGKQESEQRGGKADTWHTGAAFVRYKLADKWTAAARAEYYNADRGVIISTISPVAAATDFKVQAASLNLDYAPTSNVTFRVEGRTFHGRQPFLTDRNGNPTRNYGNLTSSIALSF, encoded by the coding sequence ATGAAACCACTGGTTCTTTTTACCGCTACGGCACTGCTCACGGCTTCGGCTGCTATGGCCCAAACCACGCCCGATTCCACAGCAGCTGCGGCGGATCCGGCCAATCCGCTGACTACCTACGGGTTTGTGGATGGCTACTACGGCTATGATTTCAAGCACGCGGCCACCAACCAGCGGCCCGGCTTCCTGTACTCGCACAACCGCCAGAACGAGTTTACGGTGAACAACGCCGTTATCGGCCTGCGCTACGACAACGGGCAGGTGCGCGGGGCCCTGGGCCTGCACGCGGGCACCTACGTATCGGCCAACTACGCGGCCGAGGACCAGGTGCTCAAGCATCTGTACGAAGCCTACGCGGGCTTCCGGCCCTTCCAAAAAGCCTGGCTCGACGTGGGTATTTTCGGCTCGCACATCGGGTTTGAGTCGGCCCTGAGCAAGGACAACTGGACGCTGACCCGCTCCCTGATGGCCGAAAACTCGCCGTACTACGAAGCCGGGGCGCGGCTGACCTACGAGGTGGCCCCGAAGCTGACGCTGACCGGGCTGGTACTCAACGGCTGGCAGAACATCCGCGAAAACAACCAGGCCAAGGCCCTGGGTACCCAGATTCAGTGGAAACCCACCGATAAGCTGCTCATCAACAGCAGCACTTTTTACGGCAATGAGCAGCCCCAGGACTCGGTGCGCCGCCGCCGCTACTTCCACGATTTCTACGTGAGCTACGCCGCCACCGACCGCCTCAGCCTGGCTTTGGTGTTCGACGTGGGCAAGCAGGAAAGCGAGCAGCGCGGCGGCAAGGCCGATACCTGGCACACCGGCGCGGCCTTCGTGCGCTACAAGCTGGCCGATAAGTGGACCGCCGCCGCCCGCGCCGAGTACTACAACGCCGACCGGGGCGTCATCATCAGCACCATTTCGCCGGTAGCCGCCGCCACCGATTTCAAGGTGCAGGCCGCCTCGCTCAACCTCGACTACGCGCCCACCAGCAACGTGACGTTCCGGGTAGAAGGCCGCACCTTCCACGGCCGCCAGCCCTTCCTGACGGACCGCAACGGCAACCCCACGCGCAACTACGGCAACCTCACCAGCAGCATCGCGCTGTCGTTTTAG
- the kdpC gene encoding potassium-transporting ATPase subunit KdpC: MKQNLLPAFRLTLVLLVVCCLIYPALVWAGAQLAPAGGQGETISHKGRVVGYDNVGQNFTRPEYFQGRPSAVDYNAAGSAGSNKGPSNPDYLATVQVRLDTFLVQNPGVTKAQVPAELLTASGSGLDPHLSPAAAAVQVGRVAKARNLDAAKVQALVTEHTQHSAFGPDRVNVLRLNAALDALQNR, encoded by the coding sequence ATGAAACAGAACCTGCTTCCCGCATTCCGCCTGACCCTTGTGCTGCTGGTGGTATGCTGCCTGATTTACCCCGCTTTGGTGTGGGCCGGCGCTCAGCTGGCCCCGGCCGGCGGGCAGGGCGAAACCATCAGCCACAAGGGCCGCGTGGTGGGCTACGATAACGTGGGCCAGAACTTCACCCGGCCCGAGTACTTCCAGGGCCGCCCCTCGGCCGTGGACTACAACGCCGCCGGCTCGGCCGGCTCCAACAAAGGCCCCAGCAACCCCGATTACCTAGCCACCGTGCAGGTCCGCCTCGATACGTTTCTGGTGCAGAACCCCGGCGTAACCAAGGCCCAGGTGCCGGCCGAGCTGCTCACCGCCTCCGGCTCCGGCCTCGACCCGCACCTCTCGCCGGCCGCCGCCGCCGTGCAGGTGGGCCGCGTGGCCAAAGCCCGCAACCTCGATGCTGCCAAGGTGCAGGCCCTGGTGACGGAGCACACCCAGCACAGCGCCTTCGGCCCCGACCGGGTGAACGTGCTGCGCCTGAACGCGGCCCTCGACGCCCTGCAGAACCGCTAG
- a CDS encoding DUF7674 family protein, translating to MTSSSETATLLLESFPELGAELQVPATRQSLYRQLSCFATFTREAAEAGQLALLKRCFEVADRLLRQGDAYLARAIENVYLHCLHLDGSTYGNQLARQLMPSRLYQTYHYPHTTMLP from the coding sequence ATGACTTCTTCTTCCGAAACCGCCACCCTGTTGCTGGAAAGCTTCCCCGAACTGGGGGCGGAACTGCAGGTGCCGGCCACGCGCCAGAGCCTGTACCGGCAGCTGAGCTGCTTTGCCACCTTCACCCGCGAAGCCGCCGAGGCCGGCCAGCTGGCCCTGCTCAAGCGCTGCTTCGAGGTAGCCGACCGCCTGCTGCGCCAGGGCGACGCCTACCTGGCCCGCGCCATCGAAAACGTGTACCTGCACTGCCTGCACCTCGATGGCAGCACCTACGGCAACCAGCTGGCCCGCCAACTCATGCCCAGCCGCCTCTACCAGACCTATCACTATCCGCACACCACCATGCTGCCCTAG
- a CDS encoding histidine kinase yields MSTPANDDQQRDQSAERFLRLVQQRRRGRLKVYLGLAAGVGKTYRLLQEAHDLRAHGVDVVLGYVETHGRPGTVAQLRDLPTVPRKHIFYKGRMLEELDVQGILQRRPSVVVVDELAHTNVPGSENEKRWQDVEQLVRAGISVLTAVNIQHLESLHDQVLRITGTDVTERVPDQVLKQADEVVNVDLTVGELRARLEEGKIYDAAKVPTALQNFFQAENLLQLRQLAVRETANLISRQIETDGGGAAPVAPERRNQDRLLACINANAPAAREIIRKTSRLADRLSAASWAVLYVQTPRESADRINLATQRHLLNNLQLTTELGGQILRVKATDAVPEILRVAQEKGVTLLICGVTSEKSWWQRLLRPGVTRRLIRAVARSPLDVDVFLVSY; encoded by the coding sequence ATGTCAACTCCAGCCAACGACGACCAACAGCGCGACCAATCGGCCGAGCGGTTTCTGCGGCTGGTGCAGCAGCGGCGGCGCGGGCGGCTGAAGGTGTACCTGGGGCTGGCCGCCGGCGTGGGCAAAACCTACCGCCTGCTGCAGGAGGCCCACGATCTGCGCGCCCACGGCGTGGATGTGGTGCTGGGCTACGTGGAAACCCACGGCCGCCCCGGCACCGTGGCCCAGCTCCGCGACCTGCCCACCGTGCCGCGCAAGCACATATTCTACAAGGGCCGCATGCTGGAGGAGCTGGACGTGCAGGGCATTCTGCAGCGCCGGCCCTCGGTGGTGGTGGTGGATGAGCTGGCCCACACCAACGTACCCGGCTCCGAAAACGAAAAACGCTGGCAGGACGTGGAGCAGCTGGTGCGGGCCGGTATTTCGGTGCTTACGGCCGTCAATATTCAGCACCTCGAAAGCCTGCACGACCAAGTGCTGCGCATCACCGGCACCGACGTGACGGAACGCGTGCCCGACCAGGTGCTGAAGCAGGCCGATGAAGTGGTGAACGTGGACCTGACCGTGGGCGAGCTGCGCGCCCGCCTGGAGGAAGGCAAAATCTACGACGCGGCCAAGGTGCCCACGGCTTTGCAGAACTTCTTTCAGGCCGAAAACCTGCTGCAGTTGCGCCAGCTGGCCGTGCGCGAAACCGCCAACCTCATCAGCCGCCAGATTGAAACCGACGGCGGCGGGGCCGCGCCCGTGGCCCCCGAGCGCCGCAACCAGGACCGGCTGCTGGCCTGCATCAACGCCAACGCCCCCGCCGCCCGGGAAATCATCCGCAAAACCAGCCGCCTCGCCGACCGCCTCTCGGCCGCCTCCTGGGCCGTGCTCTACGTGCAGACGCCCCGCGAATCGGCCGACCGCATCAACCTGGCTACCCAGCGCCACCTGCTCAATAACCTGCAGCTCACCACTGAGCTGGGCGGCCAGATTCTGCGCGTGAAGGCCACCGACGCGGTGCCCGAAATCCTGCGCGTGGCCCAGGAAAAAGGCGTCACGCTGCTGATTTGCGGCGTAACCAGCGAGAAAAGCTGGTGGCAGCGCCTGCTGCGCCCCGGCGTCACGCGCCGCCTCATCCGCGCCGTAGCCCGCTCTCCGCTGGACGTGGACGTGTTTTTGGTGAGTTATTGA
- a CDS encoding sigma-54-dependent transcriptional regulator: protein MPNGTLLLIDDETSLRQMLARVLELEDYTVLQAPDARRGLEMLRQHAEDVLVVLSDVKLPDGYGLDLLPRYKQVAPLAEVILMTAYGTIPDGVRAMKEGAFDYLTKGDSDDQLLVVVDRAAEKARLQRRVADLEKKVGAQYSFDSMIGRSGALLQARKLAERAAPTDSTVLLEGPTGAGKELFAQAIHQASPRRSKPFVAVNCSAFPKDLLESELFGYKKGAFTGALTDKKGLLEEANGGTLFLDEIGELELNVQAKFLRVLETQQFTKLGDTRPTSVNVRIVAATNRNLRQEAEAGHFRPDLYYRLAVFTVPVPGLNERREDVPLLAEYFLQFFAGKLRRRLRGLEPEVLEQLRRHDWRGNVRELKNVLERAAILADGDTLTTDDLPAEFHYLPAAPTTDEASDNSLRTIEKRQIRQVLHDTGGNKMEAARQLGIGTKTLYRKIQEYGL from the coding sequence ATGCCCAACGGAACCCTGCTGCTCATCGATGACGAAACCAGCCTGCGCCAGATGCTGGCCCGGGTGCTGGAGCTGGAAGACTACACCGTGCTGCAGGCCCCCGACGCCCGTCGCGGCCTAGAAATGCTGCGCCAGCACGCCGAGGACGTGCTGGTGGTGCTGAGCGACGTGAAGCTGCCCGACGGCTACGGCCTCGATTTGCTGCCGCGCTACAAGCAGGTGGCCCCGCTGGCCGAAGTCATTCTGATGACGGCCTACGGCACCATCCCCGACGGTGTGCGGGCCATGAAGGAAGGCGCTTTCGACTACCTCACCAAGGGCGACTCCGACGACCAACTGCTGGTGGTAGTAGACCGCGCCGCCGAAAAAGCCCGTCTGCAGCGTCGCGTGGCCGACCTCGAAAAGAAAGTAGGCGCTCAGTACAGCTTCGACAGCATGATTGGCCGCTCCGGGGCGCTGCTGCAGGCCCGCAAGCTGGCCGAACGCGCCGCCCCCACCGACAGCACCGTGCTGCTGGAAGGCCCCACCGGGGCGGGCAAGGAGCTGTTTGCCCAGGCCATTCACCAGGCCAGTCCGCGCCGCAGCAAGCCGTTTGTTGCCGTGAACTGCTCGGCCTTCCCCAAGGACTTGCTGGAATCGGAGCTGTTTGGCTACAAGAAGGGCGCGTTTACGGGGGCGTTGACGGATAAGAAGGGCCTGCTGGAAGAGGCCAACGGCGGCACCTTGTTCCTGGACGAAATCGGGGAGCTGGAGCTGAACGTGCAGGCCAAGTTCCTTAGGGTGCTGGAAACCCAGCAGTTCACCAAGCTCGGCGACACCCGGCCTACCAGCGTGAACGTGCGCATTGTGGCGGCCACCAACCGCAACCTGCGCCAGGAAGCCGAGGCCGGCCACTTCCGGCCTGATTTGTACTACCGCTTGGCCGTGTTTACGGTGCCGGTGCCGGGCCTGAACGAGCGGCGCGAGGACGTGCCGCTGCTGGCCGAATACTTCCTCCAATTCTTTGCCGGCAAGCTGCGCCGCCGCCTACGCGGCCTCGAGCCTGAGGTGCTGGAGCAGCTGCGCCGCCACGACTGGCGCGGCAACGTGCGGGAGCTGAAAAACGTGCTGGAGCGCGCCGCCATCCTCGCCGATGGCGACACGCTCACTACCGACGACCTGCCCGCCGAGTTCCACTATCTGCCCGCCGCCCCCACTACCGACGAAGCCTCCGATAACAGCCTGCGCACCATCGAAAAGCGCCAGATCCGGCAGGTGCTCCACGACACCGGCGGCAACAAAATGGAAGCCGCCCGCCAGCTCGGCATCGGCACCAAAACCCTCTACCGCAAAATTCAGGAGTACGGGCTGTAG
- a CDS encoding prolyl oligopeptidase family serine peptidase → MKHPVLLPLLGGLLLTTAALAQPSVPAAPTGAASDTYFGVKVDDPYRNLENLQDPAVASWMKAQSEYARRTLNAIPGRQGLIDKMVEIDKRKAARVSDLRVADNDRYFYYKSRPQDQQPKLYCRDGYKGQEVLLFDPEAYEKGKVYNINGFAPSPDGSKVSFGISEKGTELGRTLIMDVKTRKLFPEQIPLNRGGGEWLPDNQTLAYMPYNNGDLKDMAARQNMQCRLHRLGTPVAQDQAVFSSQLYPKLGIKPSDYPYAGIDRDTKLAYGFLYSVDRYMNVFYAPAAALTKPNIPWQPLFRPTDEVTNFVTDEQHIYFVTSRNTPRQKLMRMPAARPNVATAEVLVPESADESIMDEQLKSTKDGVYFVRSRNGVEARLYFVPRGRKAAQELKLPRAAGRIELTSKNAQSSDLWVTLGGWTTDRQRYRYSPASGKFTPEPLSSEAQYPEFAGLVVEEVLVPSHDGVQVPLSLVYKKGLKRDGSAPTLMVGYGAYSISMEPTFMPPFLLWTQQGGILAVPHVRGGGELGEAWHKAGQKATKPNTWKDLIACAEYLTKNSYTAPGKIAINGGSAGGILIGRAMTERPDLFAAAIPEVGCLNAVRMENSPNGPVNVPEFGTMTKEDEAKALLEMDAYHHLKAGTSYPATLITAGFNDPRVIAWQPAKFAARLQASNIGSKPVLFFTDYEAGHGMGDSRLKQFEAIADLMAFGLWQTSSFGFQPDKVAVK, encoded by the coding sequence ATGAAACACCCCGTTCTGTTGCCGCTGCTGGGCGGCCTGCTGCTGACCACCGCCGCCCTGGCCCAGCCATCCGTGCCCGCCGCGCCCACGGGGGCGGCTTCCGATACCTATTTTGGGGTGAAGGTGGACGACCCGTACCGCAACCTCGAAAACCTGCAGGACCCCGCCGTGGCTTCCTGGATGAAAGCCCAGAGCGAATACGCGCGCCGCACCCTCAACGCCATTCCAGGCCGGCAGGGGCTGATTGATAAAATGGTGGAAATCGACAAGCGCAAGGCGGCCCGCGTATCCGACCTGCGTGTGGCCGACAACGACCGGTATTTCTACTACAAATCCCGCCCCCAGGATCAGCAGCCCAAGCTCTACTGCCGCGACGGGTACAAGGGTCAGGAAGTGCTGCTCTTCGACCCTGAAGCCTACGAAAAAGGCAAGGTGTACAACATCAACGGCTTTGCGCCCAGCCCCGATGGCTCCAAGGTGTCGTTCGGCATCAGCGAGAAAGGCACCGAGTTGGGCCGCACGCTGATTATGGATGTGAAAACTCGTAAGCTCTTCCCCGAGCAGATTCCGCTGAACCGGGGCGGCGGCGAGTGGCTGCCCGACAACCAGACCCTGGCCTACATGCCCTACAATAACGGCGACCTGAAGGACATGGCCGCCCGCCAGAACATGCAGTGCCGCCTGCACCGCCTGGGCACGCCCGTGGCCCAGGACCAGGCAGTCTTTTCCAGCCAGCTCTACCCCAAGCTCGGCATCAAACCTTCCGACTACCCCTATGCGGGCATCGACCGGGACACCAAGCTGGCCTACGGTTTTCTGTACTCCGTGGACCGCTACATGAACGTGTTCTACGCCCCGGCGGCGGCCCTCACCAAGCCCAATATCCCGTGGCAGCCCCTGTTTCGGCCCACTGATGAGGTGACCAACTTCGTGACCGACGAGCAACACATCTACTTCGTGACGTCGCGCAACACGCCCCGCCAGAAGCTCATGCGCATGCCCGCCGCCCGGCCCAACGTAGCCACGGCTGAAGTGCTGGTGCCCGAAAGCGCCGACGAGTCGATTATGGACGAGCAGCTGAAATCCACCAAAGACGGCGTGTACTTTGTGCGCAGTCGCAACGGGGTGGAGGCGCGACTGTACTTCGTACCCCGGGGCAGGAAGGCGGCGCAGGAGCTGAAGCTGCCCCGTGCCGCCGGCCGGATCGAGCTGACCAGCAAAAACGCGCAGTCCTCGGACCTGTGGGTGACGCTGGGCGGCTGGACCACCGACCGGCAGCGCTACCGCTACAGCCCGGCCAGCGGCAAGTTCACGCCTGAGCCATTGTCGTCGGAGGCGCAATATCCGGAGTTTGCCGGGCTGGTGGTGGAGGAAGTGCTGGTGCCCTCGCACGACGGGGTGCAGGTGCCGCTGTCGTTAGTGTATAAAAAAGGCCTGAAGCGCGACGGGTCGGCGCCCACACTCATGGTGGGGTATGGTGCGTATTCCATTTCCATGGAGCCCACATTTATGCCGCCGTTCCTGCTGTGGACGCAGCAGGGCGGTATTTTGGCCGTGCCCCACGTGCGGGGTGGCGGCGAGTTGGGCGAGGCTTGGCACAAGGCCGGCCAGAAAGCTACCAAGCCCAACACCTGGAAAGACCTCATTGCCTGCGCTGAGTACCTGACCAAAAACAGCTACACCGCGCCCGGCAAAATTGCCATCAACGGCGGCAGCGCCGGGGGCATCCTCATCGGCCGCGCCATGACGGAGCGGCCCGACCTGTTCGCCGCCGCCATTCCAGAAGTGGGCTGCTTAAACGCCGTGCGCATGGAAAACTCGCCCAACGGCCCCGTGAACGTGCCTGAATTCGGCACTATGACCAAGGAAGACGAAGCCAAGGCCCTGCTGGAAATGGATGCCTACCATCATCTGAAAGCCGGCACCAGCTACCCCGCCACGCTCATTACGGCCGGCTTCAACGACCCGCGCGTTATTGCCTGGCAGCCGGCCAAATTTGCCGCCCGGCTGCAAGCCAGCAACATCGGCAGCAAACCTGTCCTGTTCTTCACCGACTACGAGGCCGGCCACGGCATGGGCGACTCCCGCCTCAAGCAGTTCGAGGCCATTGCCGACCTGATGGCCTTCGGTTTGTGGCAAACTAGTTCCTTTGGCTTTCAGCCCGATAAAGTAGCCGTGAAGTAA